A single window of Candidatus Nealsonbacteria bacterium DNA harbors:
- a CDS encoding FAD-dependent oxidoreductase, whose translation KKVTIIEAQSEIARDLELISKIALIKKGGLLEKYGINVITNTSVTEIGKGEVVIKDKTGEQRNIRADSVVIAVGRKPLISEELISEAKKISQEVYVIGDAKGPRKVIDAIHEGFSVAIDIK comes from the coding sequence TAAGAAGGTGACGATTATAGAGGCCCAGTCAGAAATTGCTAGAGACTTAGAGTTGATATCAAAGATAGCCCTGATAAAGAAGGGGGGACTATTGGAAAAGTACGGCATAAATGTTATTACAAACACTTCAGTGACTGAGATTGGTAAAGGAGAAGTGGTGATCAAGGATAAAACAGGCGAGCAGAGAAACATAAGGGCTGATAGTGTTGTTATTGCTGTTGGAAGAAAACCGTTAATTTCCGAGGAGCTTATTTCCGAGGCTAAAAAGATTAGCCAGGAGGTATATGTTATAGGGGATGCTAAAGGTCCGAGGAAAGTCATTGATGCGATACATGAAGGCTTTTCAGTAGCAATTGATATTAAATAG
- a CDS encoding FAD-dependent oxidoreductase — protein sequence MNENKIIYDLIIIGGGPAGITAGIYGARQKLNTLLITKSFGGQVARKAVAIENYPGLEEISGLELIKKFEKHLRKQKIDIERDEVVKLKKIGRKFLALTKSKNRFEARAVIIATGADPRPLKVPGEKKFIGRGVSYCAVCDQSLFGDKTIAVIGGGNAGFEAAISLTNYAKKIYILEYGEKVGADEINQERVKKTGKVEIIANAVLKQIKGNQFVNSIIYQDRKTKKEIKLPVDGIFVEIGSQPATSFVKGLVDFNEKDEIKINPRTNQTKIPGLFAAGDITEIKDKQIVIAAGEGAKAALSVYGYLQSRK from the coding sequence ATGAATGAAAATAAAATTATTTATGATTTAATCATAATCGGAGGCGGCCCCGCAGGCATTACAGCAGGAATTTACGGGGCAAGGCAAAAATTAAACACTCTTTTAATAACAAAAAGTTTTGGCGGCCAAGTAGCCAGGAAAGCAGTAGCTATTGAAAATTATCCTGGACTTGAGGAAATTTCTGGATTAGAGCTAATTAAAAAATTTGAAAAACATTTAAGGAAACAAAAAATTGATATTGAGAGAGATGAGGTGGTAAAATTAAAAAAAATTGGTAGGAAATTTTTAGCTCTGACTAAAAGCAAAAACAGATTTGAAGCCAGAGCAGTAATTATTGCCACTGGAGCTGACCCCCGACCCCTAAAAGTTCCTGGAGAGAAAAAATTTATTGGACGAGGAGTAAGTTACTGCGCGGTCTGTGATCAATCCTTATTTGGAGATAAAACAATAGCTGTAATTGGTGGTGGTAATGCCGGTTTTGAGGCAGCTATATCTTTGACAAATTATGCTAAAAAAATTTATATTTTAGAATACGGAGAAAAAGTTGGAGCAGATGAGATAAATCAAGAAAGAGTTAAAAAAACTGGAAAAGTTGAAATAATAGCAAATGCTGTTCTAAAACAAATTAAAGGCAATCAATTTGTCAATTCAATAATTTATCAGGATAGAAAAACAAAAAAAGAAATTAAATTACCAGTCGATGGTATTTTTGTTGAGATTGGTTCACAGCCAGCAACCTCTTTTGTTAAAGGTTTAGTAGATTTCAATGAAAAAGATGAAATTAAAATTAATCCTCGGACTAATCAAACTAAAATTCCTGGCCTTTTTGCTGCTGGTGACATTACTGAGATAAAAGATAAGCAAATTGTAATTGCGGCTGGCGAAGGAGCAAAAGCCGCCCTATCAGTTTATGGGTATTTGCAAAGTAGAAAATAG